gggggggggaagaaattcCTTGAGCCCGCGATGCTTTTGAGTGAAGCGCTCAAATTCGATCGTTTCCAAAGGAGAAACGAATGATGCTGTAAGAAAAGTTATTATGCTGCAACCTCAGCCCTGGGGCAGCACCTTTCCTCGCAGGTAGCCCGCAAAATCTGCTGGAGAAAGGGATTTGCTTCCCGTGCCTTGGGGCCAGGCAGGAGTTCCCCCATTCGCCGATTTTAAGGGGGTTAGATGCGAAATGATTTTGTGTATGTTAAGAAGTGGAGTTTAAGGGAGATTAAGAGCGCGGAGCTGAGGGTGCTGTGCAAAACTCGCTGGGGCGTTTTACAATTCAGCGAGCGATcctgaaaaccagaaaagcaaaactatttcTGGGTTCGTTATTCGAATTTTTAGTGAGTTCTGCGCCACTTTTGGTGGGGctttttttacagatttcttcccctttcctccccggATTTCGCACACGCACATCCCCTTCCCCAAGAAACCCAGATGCGCAACGGGCGGGTGGATGTACCTGTTCCCGTTATCAGCCTGATTCTcataaaaaaaaggcaactgaTTTGCTGCAGAAATCGGTTAACTTCGGGGCATAATAACCATTGCTGCGGAAAACCTTCCCACCTTGGGTCGGGCATTTCAAGTATCCACTGAGCATCTTTCCCGGGAATGCCAACGGAGCACGCTCTTCCctgcagaacattttttaaagcccCCTCAAAATCGCTTATAATATTCAACTGGGGACCGGTTGTGCAAAAGGGATCGTTTTAAGAGGCTCTCTTCTGGTTTTTTACGGAGGTGGGAAAGATGATTAACcaatttttgctgtcttttaactCTGTGCGCTGGTAACTGCAAAGCAAAGGGGGTCACGAATCTGTAGCACCCCGTTGCGTGGCTCCAGAACCCGCTGGTGCACTACAGAGCGGCCAGGGTCCACCAATTAAGCGATACCTCATTAGTTGGGGGTttactcattaaaaaataataataataacgatgGACAACAGGTTTTGCCGGGAGAGCTTCCAAGGAAAGCCAGCCCCGGGTCTCTGCaaagaggggagcagggagaggggaactGCTGTTGTTTACAGCGGGGATTTTTCACGTTGTTTGTCAACATGAGTCccgacccccaccccccccacggCCCCGGCTTTGggttggggaagggggggaaacgGAGTTTAGATGCGGATTTTATTAtagaaacaagattttaaaaaatcaggaggTTGCCCTGGGACACAGGCGGTAGCTGTGCGGGCTGACCCCGGTCCGGGCAGGGGGGGGTCTCCCCGGGGCGGGCAGGCAAAGCCCGCTGCAGCCCCTCCGACCCGGGCCGCAGGCCTTTGCCTTGGCcggtgcagccccccccgcctccccctgcCGTGTGCTGCCCCTTTGCCCGGGGGCTGTAAGGCCGCTCTGCAGCCCAACCCCTCTTCCTGCAGCAAAGGACCCGGGGAAACATCCCACGggtgttttggttgggtttttttttttcctccccaaagggATGCTCCGGGGCTCCCTCCAGCAAAAGCCGCTTTTGCCAAGTGGGGTGGACCTGGCCGGTCCCGGGACAGCGTGGGAACTCCGTGGGCAGAGACCAGAGGGACAAATCCCctcttctgcaccagggaccttCTCGCACgtacctttcccccccccccgggcaggtaCCTGAGCAGGTCTGTACCTCCCGGCAGGTCGCCGTCACGGCCCGGAGATGATGCCGGCCTTTCCCCGCTCTCCCGGGGAATCCTTGCCCTCAGCATCCTTCGCTGGCACCCACTGTTCTTGCCGCATCCCTCCCCACGGGGGACCGCCGCGTCCTGCGTGGATGGCTTTGCCACGGCAGACCCCTCTCCCCGCTCGGCAGGTGATAAGGCAGAAGGGGTGgtggctgctggggacccccaTGCTGGGGACCCCGGGGCCACTTGCTGGCACCCCCTCTTCCCCCGGGGCCGGGTGATGCTCCTGCCTCGGTGATCCCGGGGAGGACCGTGCTGCAAAAGATCCTTTCTCCCCTCAGAGGAGCCCACCCGGACCCGCAGCCCCGGGACAGACCCGGGGCTCTGCACTGTCGCGGACACCGGGGGGGTCCCCCCAATCCCCCCGTCCCCGGGGTTTTCCTCTTAGGAAACCCGCTGcccgcacccccagcccaggggacCGGGGTACCCCGGGACTGAGCACCGAGTGGCAGCACAGGGAGGCCGGATCCTTCCCAAAACCCCACCGGGTTTATTTTCCGCATGTCCCTCTATATTTAAGTGTAGACGAAGACGCCAACTTGGTTATTGTTCAGCCCGACAATATCCCGTCCCCGCGGTTTTTAGTACCCGTGTAAGAAAATAACTCTTTTCTCCTTGATTTGGGCTATTCCGTTTTAACTTCTCTCCCTTCTCCGTGCAGAAGGATTTTGTGTGATACCCCGAAACGGGGAGCCGGTGGTCCTCGCCTGCCCGACGCTAAAAatcccccccccggtgggatttCGACGggcttttgttttaaagttgGGAAGAAAACAacgaaaaaaaaagttcaataaGCCTGAAAATAAGGCTAAGCCCTTCTCCCTCCCCGTTCGGCGGGGGGTcgccggcccggctcggcccggccgggCTTTTCGCTCCGGGAGACGTCGGGGGGCTGGAGGCGATTCCCGACCCCAAAAAGCTCAGCGGATCGAAATGTTTCTCCGGTACCGCTGCCCCCATTTTACCGCTAACCCGCCGGAGTTTGGGGCTAGAAAAACTGGAAATGGCTACTTGTTTTGTCTGCGTGCCACGCTGTTCTGCCaaggagctgggagaggggggCATCCCTTCCCGAGGATCCCAGTCGGTTTGGGGCATCCCCAGCATCGGGCCCCCGTCACTAAAGGAGCCCCCCCCAGGGAAGAAAACGTGTCCGAGAAAGCACGGATGGCTCAGCAGTGCCAGCCTGGATTTACGCCTGGATTTACACCTGGATTTACAATTCGGGCCGCCTTTAAGGGCGAATTTGTTTGCTGAGGGATGGCCGGGAGCATCACTCGCcaggtcccagctctgctccggCTCAGCCCCGCTGGTTTCTTTCGGTACCCAGGTCCTCGGGTCTGAATCCCAGCCAGTCAAAAAGCATCCCTCCGGGAAAATATTCTAGCTATCCCTCCCTGAGCAGGGATATAAATACCCGGAGATATTTTGAAGATCTCTGTGGGAAGCGATTGTGTCTAAGTGGTAGCGCTCGGAGCTTATTATCGCTGGAAGCGATTTGTATTGCAGGGACtgggtcctgccagaaaactcCTAAAAAATCCTGCGCTGAAGACGGCTGTAAATTCCTGTGCTGCAATATTTCATCGAAGGACGTCATGGAAAAtgtgggcttgggggggggggggggcgtctcGGGACGGGCAGAGGGGGGAAAAGGGAGGCAAAGGGGGGGAAAAGCgtaagattttcctttttttttttttttttttcccgttctGACCAAAGCCTGAACTTCTGCCTGAGACACGGCGGCTGACAGCCAGCCCGCACCTCCCGGCAGCCGCGTTAGACGCTTCGGCAGCTCTGCTTCGCACCCGCTCCCAATTTCTccttggttttggggtggggttttttgggtttgggttgggtttttttcccccccaaatctCCTCCAGGTCCCGTTCGGTCCTGGAGGCGGGGCTCTGCCCGCTCGGAGCCCCGGGGatgcggcggcggggggggggctctggtTGCCACCGGGAAAGGGCCCACCCGCGACCGGGCACACGCACACGCGCGGGGCAGAGTGTTGGCGTGTGATGGACTCGCAAAAATGGTTGGGGGGTGCGTGTGTTCCCCGAAATACCACCTCTTCCTCGATCCGTtcacgaccccccccccccagcgcccctctccccagccttgAGCCCCTCGCTTCAACGCACCCCCTCGGCCTTAAATAAACATTTAGGGATCAATTTGCCGCAGATTTGGGGCCAGCGGCCACGGGGATGGCCgcgactgaaaaaaaaaaaataaataaaaaccccagccgggggaaaagggctggtgctggggaaaaggagcaggagggGTCCTGCGGGTGGTGTTAATGCAAAGCAGGGGCAGCGGGAAGGGGGACATACATGAGGCGGTCACTCCCCTCGCCCTGGGTGGTCCGGGCTCGCAGGAACACCCCGGCCCCTCTCGGAGCAGCACCCAGCCCGCCTATAACAATACCACCTATATACATTTCCATACTCGGATTACACCCGGCCTGGTTGCAAAGTTGACTTCACTTAAGCAATTAGCTAGTAAAAATACCTTCGGcgcaggaaaaggaagaaagctcgGATTTGTCTATTTTTACACAAAACACTGCCGAGTttcggggagggggagggaaggggagcgggTTTGGGAAGGAGCCGCTTGGGAAgcgcagcggggccgggggtggTGGCGGGGAATatgcggggccgggcgggcaaAGCGGTGCCGGGGTTAGCAGGGCTAATTGCTCTAGAtgatcttcttcttcttcttcttctttttttttcccttccctgcatcTGTCCCCCGCCGGGGGCTGGGGGCGGACCTGATTAAACCACCCCAAACCACCAGCAAACAACCACCAAAGCCAGTCCCGTTCATCTGCGGGGGCCAACCCGCATCTTCAACCCAGAAACTTTCCCGTCCTCTCCCTTCCAAAACCCCATCCCAGGCCCATCTTGAACCTGAAAGCGCTTCTGGGACCTGCGCGGAGGTTTTATAAGCAATCAAGAGTCACCACCAACCCCTCTCCCCGCGTGTTtctctcccctccatccctccaagGCCGGCACGGACCTGCACACCATCATCCCCCTCGTACATCAGACACGACACGGTCCggcttttcctccccaaaattctcttttcccccaaaaagcCTCTCTTTTCCCCAATTCACGGGCTCGCTTTAAAACCCTCCAACCTTTCTGCTATTCCGACGGCGAGGCCTAGAAAACCCGGAGCgatatatttcaatttttaacGTTTGCTGGTTATAATAAATACATCGGAAACCAAATCTTCACACTCCGAAAAGATACTGAGAGAGTGAGAAAGGGCTTTCGAGCAGGGACTGATATTCTTTGAAGGGGAATGGTCTGATTTTGGGAGAGTTTTTGTGCTCGGAGATATTTTATTTCCTAGTGGAAACGCTGCCCGTGGCGACGGTTTTGAGCGTGGGTTTTACACGAGCTCTTTTGTGTTGTGTTTCGAGCTCCATCCACGGGGATTTTGGGGACAGGTCGGGGAGATTCAGTCGCAGAGCGatgtaaagcaaagaaaaacacccttttcgcggccgggggcggggggggacacattCGATGCGGAGCTCAGGGTCAGCGATGCGCTCCCCCcgccaaaaataaaaataaatccagcgACAAGCGGAAGGTTTATTCTGCATCAGCCGCCCCGGGGGCTGGAAACACCCGGGGAAGGGGAACATTTCCCCgattttgggggtggtggtttttcccctccctgagcagcagctctgctcccctcccgGCGGCCCCGGACGGGAGGGAGCAGCGGCCGCCGGCTCCCCGGGCAGCCGGAGCAGCCCGttctcgtcctcctcctcctcctcaaaggGAAAAACTCCAGAAATAACTGCCCCCCCCTCTTTCCACCCCTCTCCTCGGGTACCTGCCCCCGGCCTGGGGCTCTCTCCTGCTTGTCCCCGACCCCAAAGCTCCCCCCTTGCCCCGGGAACAGGAGGGCCGGTGCTTTCTGCAAGAGGATTTATTTTGCGGAGAGGGGGCAGACgatgggaaggggaaggagagaggggaaaaaaaaaaaaaaaaagaaagcccctGATGTGAAATCCCTCTTGGTTGTATCACAGATGTGACAGGCGCCCCGGAGGCTGCTCACAACTGCTCGCGAATAACGTGGAGAGAGTTTGGGAACGCGATCGATATctatctttcctttaaaaaggtaTTAAATTATCATTTAAAACTATAAAAGCGAATCTGGAAGacgggggcttgggggggggggctttctcTCTGCAGAGGGTGCAGCGGGATGGACCCGCAGCACTGCAGTGCGGCCTGcaacgggcggggggggggagtttcttcttcttttttttttttttccccttcctttctctcttcctttccccaatCTTGAAAGAGAGCAcactgcagcagccagcacaTCTGCTCCGCTCCCAGCCAGCAGCCCTAAAAGCcctggctcctgcagccctgccacccccccccacctACCCCCCCGGAGCGCAGATTTCCACGCGCGGTCCGCAAGAAGGTGACAAAGGTTTCAAGCGACTTACCTTGAGTGACAGGTCTCCTGATGGGACGATGCTcaaaagggtggggttttttgggggagtggggggacaAATGGGGGTCTCTGCCCCCCTGCCTTCCtattctcctccccccccccccaccccttgtgTGTGCCCGTGGCATCCGCCGGAGCTGAGCATCAGGCTTCTGGCATTCAACTGCATAgatttacacccccccccccaaaaaaaaattaacccccaaaaccaacccaccctCATCCCTAAAGCAGCCTCGGAGCAGGCGAGGGGTCCGAAGCCCGTTCCCATCCCCGGACCGGCGGCGGAGGCAGAAAAGGGCATTTCGAGAGGCAGCAGGAGTTTTCGCcgatttctttttattaaagcaCCCCCGAGCCCGTGTTTACATTGCTCAGTATAAACATCCTGCCCGGGCCCGCCGAGCTTAAAAGAGCGCACGAAGAGGGGGTTTAAAGTGGGTGAAACTCCGCGCTGCGCGGAGACAGCGCTCGGGCAGCTCCTCCGCCGCCCGCGGAACCTACCGCGCCCCCTTCCCCTTCCACGACCCGCGTGGAGGCCCTTCTCACCCTTCCCCGTGATTTTCagcagggggaagaagggaagaaggggtggaatgggagggaaggggggggaggcGCGGGGGAAGGCTGGCGGAGCCCCACGCAGCGCCGCGATCACGCGtggcacacacacatatacacatacacacaccccccccaggCGGGCAGGGATGGATGAATGGCGCAGCCCCCCGGGGGTCGGGCAGGGCGGCGTGGAAAGGGCTCTTTAAAAAGCTGCCCCCACCAGCTGGGAGcggaccggggaggggggccgGGCCGGTGAAGGGGGCCGCCCGGGAGGGCGTGGGGGAGCGGGTCGGGGCGGGGATCTCCTCTCCGTTCTTACGTCTTGTCAAGGAGCGGCAGACGTTGTTGCAAAGAGATAAAGTAAAAGGCGAGCGGCCGGATCGGgctggaggggggcggggggggcggcagaCTCGACAGCCACCGCGATGGgaagcagctcccagcagcaccaaCCCAGCTAGAGccgggaacggggcgggggggggatcgGCGGCGGTCCcgggcagcggggcaggcggAGGCCGccggtttttctctctctctctccctgcagcagcagcaaccgaGCTCAGATCCCttccacccgccccccccccccatcccgcctccctgcggtgtgtgtgtgtgtgtgtgtgtccccctcctctctccccgaCCCTCCGCCTCTCGCTCGCCTTCTGCAGCCGGGCTCGGATTTAGGGATaaagtgggaggaggaggaggagggaaaggaaggcgaaggggggggggaagttggggggggggggggtgtcgtcGTCGCTTCCATTTGTTTATCCCCCCAGGGGTGAAGTCTCCCGGTGGAAAGCAAGCCCGCCGGGGGGCCGGGAGGAgaccggggggtggggggggggtgggtgggtgggtgggtgagcgGCGGCGAGCCCCCAGCAGCGTGGCCTTTTGGGGGGGCCCGTGGGGGAGGGTGGCGGAGGAGGGCCGGGGCTGGCCGCCGCGGACCTGGCCGTAGATGACTGCAGAAGCGCAGCGGGCTCTGTCCTctcagccccctcctcctccggTGCAGAGCAACTACGGCCCCATGTCCTCCGTGGCCGAGAAGCAGCCGCAGAGCTCGGCCATGGACGCCGCCTCCGCGGCGCCCGGCGGGGCGaccggcagcggggcgggcagcggcggagcCCCGGGCAGCGGCGGTCCCAAAGCGAAGAAGAGCAACGCGGGGATCCGGCGGCCGGAGAAACCGCCTTATTCCTACATCGCCCTCATCGTCATGGCCATCCAGAGCTCGCCCTCCAAACGGCTGACCCTCAGCGAGATCTACCAGTTTTTGCAGAGCCGCTTTCCCTTTTTCCGAGGCTCCTACCAGGGCTGGAAAAACTCGGTGCGCCACAACCTCTCGCTCAACGAGTGCTTCATCAAGCTGCCCAAGGGGCTGGGACGCCCGGGCAAGGGCCACTACTGGACCATCGACCCGGCCAGCGAGTTCATGTTCGAGGAGGGCTCGTttcgccgccgcccccgcggtTTCAGGAGGAAATGCCAGGCGCTGAAACCCATGTACAGCATGATGAACGGGCTGGGCTTCAACCACCTCCCCGAGAGCTACGGCTTCCAGGGCTCGGCCGGCGGGCTCTCCTGCCCCCCCAACAGCCTTTCCCTCGAAGGGGGTTTGGGGATGATGAACGGGCATTTGTCCAGCAACGTGGAGGGAATGGGTCTGGCCGGACACTCCGTGCCCCACCTGCCCGCCAACGGGGGGCACTCCTACATGGGCAGCTGTACCGGCTCCTCGGCGGGGGACTACCCGCACCACGAGAGCTCCGTGCCCGCCTCCCCGCTGCTCGCCGGCGGCGGCGTGATGGAGCCCCACTCGGTTTACTCCAGCTCGGCCTCGGCGTGGGCTCCCTCCGCCTCGGCGGCCTTGAATACCGGCTCGTCCTACATCAAGCAGCAGCCCCTCTCGCCCTGCAACCCCACGGGCAACCCGCTCTCCTCCGGCCTTTCCACGCACTCCCTCGACCAGTCCTACCTGCACCAGAACACCCACAACACCGCCGAGCTGCAAGGTAAGGAGCGGACACGCGTGGCAGAGAACCCGCACCGCCGCCACACAGGGGtcgctcggggcgggggggggggggggatatgccTTGCCCACGCGTGGATGCCGAGCCGCTCCGTGGGCAGCGGTAATGCACTCTCCCGGGAGGAGGCCGccgtccgtgtgtgtgtgtgtgtccgtgtctccccccaccgtgctcctcGCCTTTCTTTCCCCGGGGGCAAGCGGGCAGCCGTCGGGGCTCTCCGCCGCTGCGGGGCTTGGGAACGGCCGGGCCAGGGCTCCGCTCCCCCCGGGGGGGGTTGCTTtgccgccgggccccccccccggggcctaGGGCAGGCGGGGAGCTGCGGGAAGACGAGGCCGGAGCTGGacccgaggcggggggggggtgtctttttcaCCTCCATAGGGACCTGGAGGGCTccggagggaaaaaaaagaagggatttCCCCACCGGGGGGTGTCCGTCACCCAGCCGGCCCCCGTCCCCGCCATCAGTTCCTCTCGGGGTTGTGTTTTCCAGGCCCGTCGCCTCCCTCCATCCTCCGCCCATATGGAAGTCGGTGGCCCGGACCCCCCCCCTCCGCGTCCCCCGGCCCCGGGATGGAGCTACCGGGGGTAGATTAGCCCTGGTTCCTTTGTGGGTGGGGGGAGAGATGGTGTTTTAGCCGGGAGGAGGCCTCGGGAGGGCCGGGGCCGGTGCTGGGCTTCGTCCTGCGGCCCAAATTcacctcggggaggggggggggggctcgggggagCCCTGGGAGCCGCGGCCGGGTGAAggggcaggttttgggggtgCCTGCCCATCACCCCGGGCCTTCGGCAGAACCTGGGTGTGAAACGGAGCGTTAGCGGGTCAAAAGCACGAAGCGAAAccggggcaaaaaaaaaaaaccaagaaaaaaaaaggatcagctGGGCCGGTATGGAGCGGCCGAGCCCGGGCACAGCACCGAGCCGGACCGGGTCGGTCCCAGCTCCGGTTCTGGGTGAGAACAGCCAGATCCTCTGGAAAACGGAGCAAAAAAATCCATCCCGAGGAACCACCGGGCCCGTCCCGCGGCCTTAACCGAAATGCTCCGGATTACCACCCAAATTAAcggccggggagcggcggggagcggggttCCCCGGGCGGGCGCTCCTCTCCAGGGCACCCCAAATTTACGGGAGGGGGTTTTATGTCCCGAGGTGGTGGCAAAAAGGGCAGGACCAGCCCCGCTTTCGGAGGCGTTTCGGCCTCTCCGCCCGGTTTCTGCCGCCGGCTCCGGTGGGCGAATGTGTTTCCCCGCTCCGCACCCCGCGGACATTCCGCGCGGGCGGAGGCGATGGGAAAAGCAGCCCGGCGCCTTCAAGAGGgcaaaacggggggggggggggggggggaaccaaaccaaaactaaacccaacccaaaccaaatccCGTCTCCTCGAAGGGTCCTTGGGCCGCGCAGACCCGGGGCCGCGGGGATTTCCTCCGCCGCACCTGTCCGCGCCCGCGGAGTGCCCCTGTATTTGCGTGCATGCAAAAATATACCCAATTCCGCGCTGAGCCCCGGGGGCTGcggagggtttgggttttgggtttgtggtttttggttttttttttaccccagacGGCGGCTTTCTCCCCTCCGCGCTCAACCGCCTCTACTAAATATAATTCCGATGGCTGAcaatcttcccccccccccgtccccgtccccgtcccgcaGGCATCCCGCGGTATCACTCCCAGTCTCCGAGCATGTGCGACAGAAAGGAATTCGTCTTCTCTTTCAACGCCATGGCCTCCTCCTCCATGCATTCAGCGGGCAGCGGCTCCTATTACCACCAACAAGTGACATACCAGGACATCAAGCCGTGCGTTATGTGATACGGGGCGGAAAAAACACCTCCTGGGGCCGGCAAGGCCTGACCCGGGCATCGAGAAATTCCCCCAGCCCGTCCCAGGACCCTCTCGGTGGAAAGAGGAATGGGGGGGGTCTCTGCAAACTGGTTTTGTTCCAGAGGTATAGACGGGAACCCCGGGGCTGAGCCTGCCCCGCAGCTGAGCATCGGCCGGACCCGGCTTCCATCCCGGGTTTTTAATGACAGACGGTCTCtgccttcttcttcttctgcttcttcgcTTGGGGTTGggttgagaagaaaggaaaaccagccccccccaccctccaCTCCCACCCCTCTCCGAAAACCCCGACGGCGGGTTTGGGTTAAGGGTTTGACAAATGAGGTTTTGATGcttctttacaaaaaaataacccccaaaccaAATTCAATTACTAATTCAGTTTTGGAATTGGCATTGAGCGATGCTATCATCCCGGTTGGTGGGCGCAGAGCCggatcggggtggggggggggagctggaaAGAACCCCGACCCCCCCCCAAAGCCGGCGTATCCTGCGCCCGCGGCCCCTCCGCGCTGCACCGCGGGGAGGAGCGGGCTCGCCGCCGGGGTCTCCCCGCCCCAACCCCGTCGGTCCCGTCTCGCTTCCAGCCACTTCTTCcgagaaataccttttttttttttttttttttttgccggcAGACACCCAGCGGGAAAAAATCtctcagagggattttttttgggtttagctattaattttttttttcctgcataaagACTGCAGGATCAGACCCTGTGCGGAGAGAATAAGGCACTTTGAAAAGAGACAGCCATGCTCATTCTGTTATTTATtctacatttttttgttgttgctaatAATCGAGACACGAGTAGTCTCAGTTGATCAGTATTAAATCGGTGAATCTCTGTTGGCAATATTTgccatatagatttttttttttttttagttaaccTTTGTAAATTTTAAACCGATCATGGTCTCTGTGTAAAGACAATCCTCCATATGtttttatagaaatatatatataatgaagGATTAttgccctccctccccctctatatttttttttccgcCCTGACTTTGTACAGTTCGGTGACAcctattttaattctttctgcactgtataaaattgtaattatgtgggttgttttttttttcagcctgccCTTTTGTGTACGTTTTgtccctaaagaaaaaaaaaaatcgaaccgaaataaaacatgtatgttatTTGTACATGGGCTTCACGATTGTATGAGCAGCAAATAAACGAGCATGCGGTGTTAACAGGCGTAATTATATCTGAGGAGTCTGTGGCCTCCGCTGGGCTCCGCGGAGCGCTCCGCACTGCGCGGAGGGGCCGCggagcgcccggcccggccgctgcAAACCTTCGTGGGTTTGATGCAAGAATTCCCCATCTCGGTGCAGACTCGAAAGGGCCTTTTTGGGGTTTGGCTGCGGCTTCCGAGGGGTCCTGTGTCCCGGGCTGGTTATCCCTTTCGCTGcgcagaaatatttaaaatgaggCTAATGAAGCGAGGAGGGAAGAAAACCGGAGgcgatttttatttttatttatttttattattattattatttcatttttttcccccaaggagAAAGCGAAAGGCGGTGTTTGACAGCTCTTTGCCTCTTACTCGGAGACAAGGCGAGTCGCTGCAGGGATGGAGCCTGCggctccttttctctcttcctcccccccagGAGGGAACACGGGCATTTTTCGGGC
Above is a genomic segment from Harpia harpyja isolate bHarHar1 chromosome 9, bHarHar1 primary haplotype, whole genome shotgun sequence containing:
- the FOXF1 gene encoding forkhead box protein F1 → MTAEAQRALSSQPPPPPVQSNYGPMSSVAEKQPQSSAMDAASAAPGGATGSGAGSGGAPGSGGPKAKKSNAGIRRPEKPPYSYIALIVMAIQSSPSKRLTLSEIYQFLQSRFPFFRGSYQGWKNSVRHNLSLNECFIKLPKGLGRPGKGHYWTIDPASEFMFEEGSFRRRPRGFRRKCQALKPMYSMMNGLGFNHLPESYGFQGSAGGLSCPPNSLSLEGGLGMMNGHLSSNVEGMGLAGHSVPHLPANGGHSYMGSCTGSSAGDYPHHESSVPASPLLAGGGVMEPHSVYSSSASAWAPSASAALNTGSSYIKQQPLSPCNPTGNPLSSGLSTHSLDQSYLHQNTHNTAELQGIPRYHSQSPSMCDRKEFVFSFNAMASSSMHSAGSGSYYHQQVTYQDIKPCVM